GCGCAGCGATGCGCGGAGCCCCGCCCACCCCCGCGCGTCCACGCTGGAGACGGCCCAGCTCTCGGCCCAGTTCACCGCCGGCTCCTCGCCGCGGAGCCTGGCCGCGCTCACGCGCAGGCTGAACGCCAGGTGCGACGTGTGCGCCGCCGCGCTCCTCCGTCCCGGCCCCGGCGCCCGCGACGCCTCCTGCGGCGTGAGCCCCGCCAGCGTCCCAAAGATCCCGGAGTCCGGCGCGTTGCTCACGAACCACGTAGATCTCGGATCCCGCGGCCCCTCGAACGCCTCCCCCAGCAGCTCCACCACCGCCCCGGCCGGCGTCATGATCTGTACCGCCTCCATGGTCCCTCCTCTCCTTTTGTCATCCT
This portion of the Longimicrobium sp. genome encodes:
- a CDS encoding DinB family protein codes for the protein MEAVQIMTPAGAVVELLGEAFEGPRDPRSTWFVSNAPDSGIFGTLAGLTPQEASRAPGPGRRSAAAHTSHLAFSLRVSAARLRGEEPAVNWAESWAVSSVDARGWAGLRASLRADYDAARAQLASRTEWDAEALAGAMAMVAHCAYHLGALRQIVHPPAHDPHR